The following proteins come from a genomic window of Mariniflexile sp. TRM1-10:
- the thrA gene encoding bifunctional aspartate kinase/homoserine dehydrogenase I — MNINLQHIIIKDYITESNVSISEIKLSYQLFGKALGTAPVVLVNHALTGNSNVAGENGWWTDLVGDDKVIDTKLYSVLAFNIPGNGFDGFVIENYKDFVARDIASIFLMGLKALNIDKLFALIGGSLGGGIAWEMAVLNPDITENLIPVATDWKSTDWLIANCQIQEQFLLNSRNPVHDARMHAMLCYRTPESFNKRFQRSKNVELEIFNVESWLLHHGNKLQERFQLSAYKLMNQLLKTIDVTKNRPTDFNVLENIHGNIHIIGVDSDLFFTAEENRQTHKQLAVSNPNVTYNEIHSVHGHDAFLMEYEQLEKIVEGIFVPSSKKRRMKVLKFGGKSLANGDGLNTVISIIENKVKEGEKITVVVSARSSATDDLEDILNKAAKGHPYKEILQVFKNYQTEPLKDIDFSKEFSILDKLFEGVSLLGDYSEKTKDEILAQGELLSVKLISALLNKKGIKASSVDSRELIKTDGSFGNAQPILQLSKDNVKTFYKNSGNDVVNVVTGFIASNAKNETTTLGRNGSNYTAALLANYLDAEELQNYTHVNGIYTANPDLVEDAKKIRELSFSEANELANFGTTVLHAKTIIPLVEKNINLRILNTFNPEDEGTLITAKPNSKEVTSLSVLDNVALLNLEGRGLLGKSGVDARIFGALAKHNISVSIISQGSSERGIGLIINDDQATQAVIALEREFENDFYSQDVNKIGVVDDVSVISIIGIELSSFHKPFNALIKNQITPLLFNNTVTGKNVSLVVKKDQLHKAMNVIHGEIFGISKKINIAIFGHGGVGSALINQILKSKGDIEKRKGINLNVFAIGNSKKLLLNKKGVDGNWKEAIKASQLESSIEDVIAFAKTHHLENLIAVDNTASPSFHNNYVPLVEAGFDLVSSNKIANTISYQFYDDLRTQLKEHNKQYLYETTVGAGLPLIDTIKLLHESGENITRIRGVFSGTLSYLFNNFSVQDKPFSTIVQETIGKGFTEPDPREDFSGNDVARKLLILARELDLQNEFENVSVQNLIPEAYRNISVAEFLSQLNVLDEEFQKIKKAQKPGYVLRYIGDLSGDLSKDKGNLEVKLISIPGDSTLGQIKGSDAIFEIFTESYGEQPIVIQGAGAGSEVTARGVFGDILRLSKHIN; from the coding sequence TTGAATATCAATTTACAACATATCATCATCAAAGATTACATTACGGAAAGCAACGTATCTATTTCTGAAATCAAATTAAGCTATCAGCTATTTGGTAAGGCTTTAGGAACCGCACCTGTGGTATTGGTTAATCATGCGTTAACAGGGAATAGTAATGTAGCTGGCGAAAATGGCTGGTGGACTGATTTGGTTGGTGATGATAAAGTCATCGATACCAAGCTCTATTCAGTTTTGGCTTTTAATATTCCGGGCAATGGGTTTGATGGTTTTGTTATTGAAAACTATAAAGATTTTGTAGCACGCGATATTGCAAGCATCTTTCTAATGGGTTTAAAAGCGCTGAACATAGATAAGTTATTTGCACTTATTGGAGGCTCGTTAGGTGGTGGTATTGCTTGGGAAATGGCCGTTTTAAATCCAGATATTACCGAAAATTTGATACCTGTCGCAACCGATTGGAAATCGACGGATTGGTTAATCGCCAATTGCCAAATTCAAGAACAGTTTTTGTTGAATTCCAGAAATCCGGTGCATGATGCCAGAATGCATGCCATGTTATGTTACCGTACTCCAGAATCATTTAATAAGCGTTTTCAGCGTTCCAAAAATGTAGAGTTGGAAATTTTTAATGTGGAGAGTTGGTTACTGCATCATGGTAATAAATTACAGGAACGTTTTCAGCTTTCAGCTTATAAGTTGATGAATCAGTTATTAAAAACGATTGATGTTACCAAAAACAGACCAACCGATTTTAATGTACTGGAAAACATACACGGTAACATTCATATTATTGGGGTTGATTCCGATTTATTTTTTACAGCCGAGGAAAACAGGCAAACACATAAGCAATTGGCAGTGTCAAATCCCAATGTGACTTACAATGAGATACATTCGGTTCATGGGCATGATGCCTTTTTAATGGAGTACGAGCAATTAGAAAAAATAGTAGAAGGCATTTTTGTGCCAAGTTCTAAAAAGAGACGCATGAAAGTATTAAAGTTTGGAGGGAAATCGTTAGCAAACGGCGATGGATTGAACACCGTTATTTCAATTATTGAAAATAAGGTAAAAGAAGGCGAAAAGATTACGGTAGTGGTTTCGGCAAGAAGCTCTGCAACCGACGATTTAGAAGATATTTTAAACAAAGCAGCCAAAGGGCATCCTTATAAAGAAATTTTACAAGTATTTAAAAATTACCAAACGGAACCTTTAAAGGACATTGATTTTTCCAAAGAATTTTCAATTTTAGATAAACTCTTTGAAGGTGTTAGTTTATTGGGCGATTACAGTGAAAAAACCAAAGATGAAATTTTAGCACAAGGCGAATTGCTTTCAGTGAAACTTATTTCAGCTTTATTAAATAAGAAAGGCATAAAAGCGTCTTCGGTTGATTCTAGGGAATTAATTAAAACCGATGGATCTTTTGGTAATGCACAACCTATTTTACAATTATCGAAAGATAACGTCAAGACCTTTTATAAAAATAGCGGTAACGATGTTGTAAATGTTGTAACAGGGTTTATTGCTTCAAACGCTAAAAATGAAACGACGACGTTGGGTAGAAACGGTAGCAATTACACGGCTGCATTACTCGCTAATTATCTAGATGCCGAAGAATTACAAAATTACACACACGTAAATGGTATTTATACGGCCAATCCTGATTTGGTTGAAGATGCTAAAAAAATAAGAGAATTATCATTTAGTGAAGCCAATGAGTTAGCAAACTTTGGAACCACGGTTTTACACGCAAAAACCATCATTCCATTAGTTGAAAAAAACATCAATCTTCGTATTCTAAATACCTTTAATCCTGAAGATGAAGGGACTTTGATTACAGCGAAACCAAATTCTAAAGAAGTCACCTCTTTATCGGTTTTAGACAATGTGGCATTATTGAATTTAGAAGGCCGTGGTTTGTTAGGGAAAAGTGGTGTAGATGCCCGAATTTTTGGTGCATTGGCGAAACATAATATTAGTGTTAGCATTATTTCCCAAGGGTCTTCAGAACGCGGTATAGGGTTGATAATTAATGACGATCAAGCCACCCAAGCGGTTATTGCTTTAGAGCGTGAGTTTGAAAACGATTTTTATTCACAAGATGTCAATAAAATCGGTGTAGTTGACGATGTATCGGTTATTTCCATTATTGGTATTGAATTGAGTTCATTCCATAAGCCATTCAACGCCCTTATAAAAAACCAAATAACACCATTATTATTTAATAATACGGTTACTGGAAAAAATGTGAGTTTGGTTGTTAAAAAGGATCAATTGCATAAAGCCATGAATGTGATTCATGGTGAGATTTTCGGAATTTCAAAAAAAATAAACATTGCCATTTTTGGTCACGGTGGCGTGGGTAGTGCCTTAATTAATCAGATTTTAAAATCGAAAGGCGATATTGAAAAACGAAAAGGAATTAATTTAAACGTGTTTGCTATTGGTAACTCTAAAAAACTGCTTTTAAACAAAAAAGGTGTAGATGGAAATTGGAAAGAAGCTATAAAAGCATCGCAGTTAGAAAGTTCTATAGAAGATGTCATTGCCTTTGCAAAAACACATCATTTAGAAAATTTAATAGCCGTAGATAATACAGCAAGCCCAAGTTTTCATAATAATTATGTGCCGTTGGTAGAAGCCGGTTTCGATTTGGTGTCATCAAACAAAATAGCCAATACGATTTCGTATCAGTTTTATGACGATTTACGAACCCAATTAAAAGAGCATAATAAACAGTATTTATACGAAACAACAGTTGGTGCAGGTCTGCCTTTAATTGATACCATTAAATTATTACACGAATCGGGTGAAAATATTACCAGAATTCGAGGGGTGTTTTCAGGAACTTTAAGCTATTTATTCAATAATTTCTCTGTACAGGACAAACCGTTTAGTACCATTGTACAGGAAACTATAGGTAAAGGTTTTACCGAACCCGATCCAAGAGAAGACTTTTCAGGAAATGACGTTGCTAGAAAATTGTTAATTTTGGCAAGAGAGCTGGATTTGCAGAATGAGTTTGAAAATGTTTCGGTTCAAAATTTAATCCCTGAAGCTTATAGAAATATTTCAGTAGCCGAATTTTTAAGCCAACTGAATGTTTTGGATGAAGAGTTCCAAAAGATAAAAAAAGCTCAAAAACCGGGTTATGTTTTGAGATATATTGGCGATTTGTCGGGTGATTTATCAAAAGACAAAGGGAATTTAGAAGTGAAATTAATATCCATTCCTGGCGATAGTACTTTGGGTCAAATAAAAGGAAGTGATGCTATTTTTGAGATATTTACAGAGTCATACGGCGAGCAACCTATAGTCATTCAAGGCGCCGGAGCAGGATCGGAAGTAACTGCTAGAGGCGTTTTTGGCGATATATTAAGATTGTCTAAACATATTAATTAA
- a CDS encoding trans-sulfuration enzyme family protein, with protein MKEKQFETLAIRTQSETTQFSEHSVPLYLTSGFVFDDAEEMRASFAEEKQRDLYSRYSNPNVNEFVDKVCIMEGAEAGFAFASGMAAVFSTFATLLDAGDHVVSCSSVFGATHGLFTKYFPKWNIEYSYFNVNEVETAEGLIKPNTKFLYAETPTNPGVDVLDLEYLSAICKKHNILLVIDNCFATPYLQNPIKFGADLVIHSATKLMDGQGRVMGGITVGKKELIREIYLFSRLTGPAMSPFNAWVLSKSLETLAVRTEKHCENALKLATYLDGHPKVKWVKYPFLKSHPKHDIAKKQMRLGGNIIAFEVEGGLEGGRSFFDSIKMCSLSANLGDTRTIVTHPASTTHAKVEPEVKAASGITDGMVRVSVGLEHIDDIIADLEQALS; from the coding sequence ATGAAAGAAAAACAATTTGAAACTTTAGCTATAAGAACGCAGTCTGAAACCACCCAATTCTCAGAGCATTCGGTACCTTTATATTTAACATCAGGATTTGTTTTTGACGATGCTGAGGAAATGAGGGCGTCTTTTGCTGAAGAAAAACAGCGCGACCTGTACAGTCGTTATAGCAATCCGAATGTTAACGAATTTGTAGATAAAGTTTGTATAATGGAAGGGGCAGAAGCTGGTTTTGCTTTTGCAAGTGGTATGGCTGCTGTATTTTCAACATTTGCAACATTATTAGACGCAGGCGATCATGTGGTGTCATGCAGTTCTGTATTTGGAGCTACCCATGGTCTGTTTACGAAATACTTTCCAAAATGGAACATTGAGTACTCTTATTTTAATGTCAATGAGGTTGAAACCGCAGAAGGATTAATTAAACCGAATACCAAGTTTCTTTATGCAGAAACACCAACCAACCCAGGGGTTGATGTGTTAGATTTAGAATATTTAAGCGCCATTTGTAAAAAACATAATATATTGTTGGTAATTGACAATTGCTTTGCGACACCATATTTACAAAATCCTATAAAGTTTGGCGCTGATTTAGTGATTCATTCAGCCACCAAATTAATGGATGGACAGGGGCGTGTGATGGGAGGAATTACAGTTGGTAAAAAAGAACTGATTCGAGAGATATATCTGTTCTCAAGGCTCACAGGTCCCGCAATGAGTCCTTTTAATGCGTGGGTATTATCAAAATCTTTGGAAACCTTAGCTGTTAGAACTGAAAAGCATTGTGAAAATGCCTTAAAATTGGCAACATATTTAGATGGACATCCTAAAGTAAAATGGGTGAAATATCCATTTTTAAAGTCCCATCCTAAGCACGACATTGCAAAGAAGCAAATGCGATTAGGTGGGAATATTATAGCGTTTGAGGTAGAAGGTGGTCTAGAAGGTGGGAGATCCTTTTTTGATTCAATTAAAATGTGTTCGTTATCCGCTAATTTAGGAGACACAAGAACTATTGTAACCCATCCGGCAAGCACGACACACGCTAAAGTTGAACCAGAAGTGAAAGCTGCATCAGGCATTACGGATGGTATGGTACGTGTCTCCGTAGGATTGGAGCATATCGATGATATCATTGCAGATTTAGAGCAAGCTTTAAGTTAA
- a CDS encoding PhzF family phenazine biosynthesis protein, with protein MRIFTVDSFTNKAFKGNPAAVCVLEEGLSDAKYIDIAQEMNLSETAFVYEENGRYRLRWFTPTQEVDLCGHATLATARILFEKFNVSTDVLEFNTRSGLLTVKKKGNQLEMDFPLGKTQAIEPEDALLETFLREKPLAIETNDDWCLVEVNHSDTVRNLSPKFELLLKHQKKKFIITAKSSDVEYDFISRVFVPDFGIDEDPVTGSAHCYLANYWRGKLSKNTLIGYQASKRGGMVACEVLNNDRVLLRGDCVVMSELLIEWNN; from the coding sequence ATGAGGATTTTTACTGTAGATTCATTTACAAATAAGGCTTTTAAAGGAAATCCTGCGGCTGTTTGTGTTCTGGAAGAAGGTCTTTCAGATGCGAAATATATAGACATTGCTCAAGAAATGAATCTTTCTGAAACTGCTTTTGTGTATGAAGAAAATGGGCGCTACCGACTTAGATGGTTCACGCCAACCCAAGAAGTAGACCTTTGTGGACATGCTACACTTGCAACGGCCAGAATTCTTTTCGAGAAATTCAACGTATCTACAGACGTTCTTGAATTCAATACTAGAAGTGGGCTGTTGACGGTGAAAAAAAAGGGTAATCAGCTGGAAATGGATTTCCCTTTGGGCAAAACACAAGCTATTGAACCAGAAGATGCTTTATTGGAAACATTTTTAAGGGAAAAACCATTAGCTATTGAAACAAATGACGATTGGTGTTTGGTTGAGGTCAACCACAGCGATACTGTTAGAAATTTATCCCCTAAATTTGAACTACTACTAAAGCACCAAAAAAAGAAATTTATCATCACAGCCAAATCTTCTGATGTGGAATATGATTTTATTTCAAGGGTATTTGTACCAGATTTCGGTATAGACGAAGATCCTGTTACTGGTTCTGCACATTGTTACTTGGCAAATTATTGGAGAGGGAAACTGTCTAAAAACACACTCATAGGCTATCAAGCTTCAAAGCGTGGTGGTATGGTAGCATGTGAGGTTTTAAATAATGATAGGGTGCTTTTAAGAGGGGATTGCGTGGTGATGTCTGAATTATTAATTGAATGGAATAATTAA
- a CDS encoding RrF2 family transcriptional regulator, whose protein sequence is MLSKKTKYGLKALTFIARSGSDVPVQVGEIAKGEHIPQKFLESILLTLRKSGILGSKKGKHGGYYLRKDPSEILMTEVMRVLEGPIAMVPCVSLNFYEKCDDCPDEHLCSVNKLMIRVRDSTLEVFKNTTLKEFVR, encoded by the coding sequence ATGCTATCTAAAAAAACAAAATACGGATTAAAAGCGCTCACTTTCATTGCTAGAAGCGGTAGTGATGTGCCAGTACAGGTTGGAGAAATTGCCAAAGGCGAACACATACCTCAAAAATTTTTAGAAAGTATTTTGCTTACCTTACGTAAATCGGGTATTCTGGGCTCAAAAAAAGGAAAACATGGTGGCTATTATTTGAGAAAAGACCCTTCGGAAATTTTAATGACCGAGGTCATGCGTGTCCTTGAAGGTCCCATCGCGATGGTGCCTTGTGTGAGCTTGAACTTTTACGAGAAGTGTGATGATTGTCCAGACGAGCATTTATGCAGCGTTAATAAGCTCATGATTCGAGTGCGGGACAGTACACTTGAAGTATTTAAAAATACGACATTAAAGGAGTTTGTCCGTTAG
- a CDS encoding DUF2061 domain-containing protein encodes MIDQVLTNSGQNDKTTYKTDAAKEKPIRSIAKSISWRIIGTLDTMIISWIVTGKLDTALLIGGVEVITKMVLYFFHERIWNSIKWGK; translated from the coding sequence ATGATTGATCAAGTGTTAACAAATTCAGGTCAAAACGACAAAACTACTTATAAAACGGATGCAGCTAAAGAGAAGCCTATTAGAAGTATAGCGAAATCTATTAGTTGGAGGATAATAGGAACTTTGGACACCATGATAATTTCTTGGATCGTTACCGGAAAGTTGGATACAGCACTTTTAATTGGAGGTGTTGAAGTAATCACAAAAATGGTATTATACTTTTTTCATGAACGTATATGGAATTCAATTAAGTGGGGAAAATAA
- a CDS encoding phosphoadenosine phosphosulfate reductase domain-containing protein — protein sequence MITQDKINELNTLFKDAKPSEIIQKAFELNNEAVVTTNFRPYEAAILHAVSLVEANIPVVWCDTGYNTPQTYRHAEKVIKDLNLNVFLYVPKQTSAHRDVVMGIPSVDAPEHVLFTEQVKLEPFRRAMEEHKPKVWFTNLRQGQTAFRDSIGIFSVSKDGVLKVSPFYYWSDVDLNKYLEENKLPNEFKYFDPTKALENRECGLHT from the coding sequence ATGATAACGCAAGACAAAATAAACGAACTAAATACGCTTTTTAAAGACGCTAAGCCATCTGAAATTATCCAGAAGGCTTTTGAACTTAATAATGAAGCGGTAGTAACAACGAATTTTAGACCTTATGAGGCGGCTATTTTACATGCTGTAAGTTTGGTAGAGGCTAATATACCAGTGGTTTGGTGTGATACAGGTTATAATACACCGCAAACATACAGACATGCTGAAAAAGTAATAAAAGATTTAAACTTAAACGTTTTTTTATACGTGCCTAAACAAACATCTGCGCACAGGGATGTTGTTATGGGAATTCCAAGTGTAGATGCGCCGGAACACGTTTTGTTTACAGAGCAGGTTAAGTTGGAGCCTTTTAGACGTGCTATGGAAGAACATAAACCTAAAGTGTGGTTTACAAATTTGCGTCAAGGACAAACAGCATTTAGGGATAGTATTGGCATTTTTAGCGTAAGTAAAGATGGAGTTTTAAAAGTAAGTCCGTTTTACTATTGGTCTGATGTCGATTTAAATAAATACTTGGAAGAGAATAAATTGCCAAACGAGTTTAAATATTTCGACCCAACAAAAGCATTAGAAAACAGAGAGTGTGGTTTGCATACTTAA
- the cysD gene encoding sulfate adenylyltransferase subunit CysD, producing the protein MNKDTYHINSLENEAIYIIREVAAQFEKPVLLFSGGKDSITLVRLAVKAFYPAKIPFPLMHIDTGHNFPETIEFRDRLVKELGLELIVRNVQDSIDEGKVKEETGRYASRNQLQTTTLLDAIEEFKFDACIGGARRDEEKARAKERIFSVRDDFGQWDEKNQRPELFDMLNGQINLGQNVRCFPISNWTELDVWSYIEQENIEIPSIYFAHKRKVFLRDGMIWSAEDDVVYRDDNEEVIEELVRFRTVGDMSCTAAVLSDATTITKVVEEIRESTISERGARIDDKRSEAAMEKRKQQGYF; encoded by the coding sequence ATGAACAAAGACACATACCATATTAATTCACTAGAGAACGAAGCGATATACATTATAAGGGAAGTAGCAGCGCAGTTTGAAAAGCCTGTATTGTTATTTTCTGGAGGAAAAGATTCTATCACCTTGGTAAGATTAGCCGTTAAAGCATTTTATCCAGCTAAGATTCCGTTTCCATTAATGCATATTGATACGGGTCATAATTTCCCGGAAACGATTGAATTTAGAGATCGATTGGTTAAGGAATTAGGCTTGGAATTAATTGTTAGAAATGTACAGGATTCTATTGATGAAGGTAAAGTAAAAGAAGAAACAGGTCGATATGCCAGTAGAAACCAGCTTCAAACCACAACGCTTTTAGATGCTATTGAAGAATTTAAATTTGATGCTTGTATAGGCGGTGCACGTCGTGATGAAGAAAAAGCAAGAGCTAAAGAACGTATTTTTTCTGTACGTGATGATTTTGGACAGTGGGATGAAAAAAACCAACGTCCAGAGTTATTTGATATGTTAAATGGGCAAATTAATTTAGGCCAAAATGTACGTTGTTTTCCTATTTCTAACTGGACTGAGTTAGACGTTTGGTCTTATATAGAACAAGAAAATATCGAAATACCTTCTATTTATTTTGCACACAAACGTAAAGTGTTCTTAAGAGACGGTATGATTTGGTCTGCTGAAGATGATGTGGTTTATAGAGATGATAACGAAGAAGTGATTGAAGAATTGGTGCGTTTCAGAACCGTAGGCGATATGAGTTGTACAGCAGCAGTCCTTTCAGATGCAACAACTATTACTAAAGTAGTTGAGGAAATCAGAGAAAGTACCATTTCAGAACGTGGAGCACGAATTGATGATAAACGTTCGGAAGCAGCCATGGAAAAACGTAAACAACAAGGGTATTTCTAA
- a CDS encoding sulfate adenylyltransferase subunit 1: MEVLKIATAGSVDDGKSTLIGRILYDTKSLTTDKLEAIEKTSKQKGYDYLDFSLATDGLVAEREQGITIDVAHIYFSTGKKSYIIADTPGHVEYTRNMVTGASTSQASIILIDARKGVIEQTNRHFFINNLLRIKDVVVTINKMDLVDYSEEVYNKIKADFSELMSKRDYQDQKITFIPVSALKGDNVVNRSENMPWYKGESLLEHLEQLDKKDIYNVGTPRFPVQYVIRPKTEEFHDFRGYAGKVYGGELSVGDNILVLPSKTRSKIKDIYFYNEKYQTASRRSSVTITLENDINVSRGDMIVLENDLPTIDKQFTANICWMDSKPLEAGSKYVLQHGVNKVLARVETINHKIHPDYSGIERNVKGLGVNDIASVTFKFNKPLFFDQFKNHRTNGSFILIDTQSNNTVGAGFIQ; the protein is encoded by the coding sequence ATGGAAGTATTAAAAATTGCAACAGCAGGAAGTGTAGATGATGGTAAAAGCACCTTAATAGGGCGCATACTTTACGATACAAAATCATTAACTACCGATAAATTAGAAGCTATTGAAAAAACAAGTAAACAAAAAGGTTATGATTACTTGGATTTTTCGTTGGCAACCGACGGGTTAGTGGCAGAAAGAGAACAAGGTATTACCATTGATGTAGCACACATATATTTTTCAACAGGGAAGAAAAGTTACATTATAGCTGATACTCCTGGGCATGTTGAGTATACCCGTAACATGGTTACCGGGGCTTCAACATCGCAAGCATCCATTATTTTAATAGATGCCAGAAAAGGGGTTATTGAGCAAACCAATCGTCACTTTTTCATCAATAATTTATTAAGAATTAAAGATGTGGTAGTTACTATTAATAAAATGGATTTGGTTGATTATTCTGAAGAGGTTTATAACAAAATCAAAGCAGATTTCTCTGAGCTAATGAGCAAAAGAGACTACCAAGATCAAAAAATCACTTTCATTCCTGTGAGTGCTTTAAAAGGTGACAATGTTGTAAACAGGTCTGAAAATATGCCTTGGTATAAAGGAGAGTCCTTGTTAGAGCATTTAGAACAATTGGATAAAAAAGATATTTATAATGTGGGGACGCCACGTTTCCCAGTGCAGTACGTTATACGTCCAAAAACTGAAGAATTTCACGATTTTAGAGGCTATGCTGGTAAAGTATATGGTGGAGAATTAAGTGTTGGTGACAATATTTTGGTATTACCATCAAAAACACGATCTAAAATTAAAGATATTTATTTCTATAATGAGAAATATCAAACAGCTTCAAGGCGTTCTTCAGTTACTATCACTTTAGAAAATGATATTAATGTAAGCAGGGGTGATATGATTGTTTTGGAAAACGATTTACCAACCATCGATAAACAATTTACGGCAAATATTTGTTGGATGGATTCAAAACCTTTAGAAGCTGGTTCAAAATATGTGTTGCAGCATGGTGTAAACAAAGTGTTGGCTAGAGTAGAAACTATCAACCATAAAATACATCCGGATTATTCAGGTATAGAAAGAAATGTAAAAGGATTGGGTGTTAACGATATTGCTTCAGTAACCTTTAAGTTCAATAAACCACTTTTCTTTGATCAATTTAAAAATCATAGAACAAACGGGTCGTTTATTTTAATCGATACGCAATCAAATAACACGGTTGGAGCAGGTTTCATCCAATAA